Proteins co-encoded in one Bos taurus isolate L1 Dominette 01449 registration number 42190680 breed Hereford chromosome X, ARS-UCD2.0, whole genome shotgun sequence genomic window:
- the NR0B1 gene encoding nuclear receptor subfamily 0 group B member 1, which produces MAGEDHQWQGSILYNMLMSAKQVQATPEPPKARVGAACWGCSCGSEPPVGREGLTGAPATVLLYRCCFCGEDHPRQGSILYNLLMNAKQAQETPEAPEEGLGGACWGCSCGSEPPAGREGLTGVRTTVLLYRCCFCGEDHPRQGSILYSLLTSAKQTHVEPEAPEARPGGAWWDSSYSARRLGGREELQGGQAGALPCRCCFCGEDHPRLGSLPCHVPPGVKPTDLGREAPPGTPWWDPARGVRRRVTLKSPQVVCEAASAGLLKTLRFVKYLPCFQVLPLDQQLVLLRSCWAPLLLLELAQDRLNFETVETSEPSLLQSILATRRRETAGNEPPPQPPLLPHSVLPLEAEYLPSAAEVQTIKGFLAKCRSLDITTKEYAYLKGTVLFNPDLPGLQCVKYIQGLQWGTQQILSEHVRMTHGVYRARFAELNSALFLLRFISANTLAELFFRPIIGTVSMDDMMLEMLCAKL; this is translated from the exons ATGGCGGGCGAGGACCACCAGTGGCAGGGCAGCATCCTGTACAACATGCTCATGAGCGCCAAGCAAGTGCAAGCGACCCCGGAGCCGCCCAAGGCACGGGTGGGGGCCGCGTGCTGGGGCTGCTCCTGTGGCTCTGAGCCCCCGGTGGGCAGAGAGGGACTGACCGGTGCGCCGGCCACGGTGCTCCTGTACCGCTGCTGCTTTTGCGGGGAAGACCACCCGCGGCAGGGCAGCATCCTCTACAACCTGCTCATGAACGCCAAACAAGCGCAGGAGACTCCGGAGGCGCCCGAGGAAGGATTAGGGGGCGCGTGCTGGGGCTGTTCCTGTGGCTCTGAGCCCCCGGCGGGCAGAGAGGGGCTGACCGGTGTGCGGACCACGGTGCTCCTGTACCGCTGCTGCTTCTGCGGGGAAGACCACCCGCGGCAGGGCAGCATTCTGTACAGCTTGCTCACCAGCGCCAAGCAGACGCACGTGGAGCCGGAAGCTCCCGAGGCGCGGCCGGGGGGCGCGTGGTGGGACAGCTCTTACAGCGCGCGGAGGCTAGGGGGCCGAGAGGAACTGCAGGGCGGGCAGGCTGGTGCGCTCCCGTGCCGCTGCTGCTTTTGCGGCGAAGACCACCCGCGGCTGGGCAGCCTCCCCTGCCACGTGCCCCCGGGCGTCAAGCCGACGGACTTGGGTCGAGAGGCACCGCCGGGGACCCCCTGGTGGGACCCCGCGCGCGGCGTGCGGCGGCGGGTGACCCTCAAGAGCCCACAGGTGGTCTGCGAGGCCGCCTCGGCGGGCCTGTTGAAGACGCTGCGTTTCGTCAAGTACTTGCCCTGCTTCCAGGTGCTCCCCCTGGACCAGCAGCTAGTGCTGCTGCGCAGCTGCTGGGCGCCGCTGCTCCTGCTGGAGCTGGCCCAGGACCGCTTGAACTTTGAGACGGTGGAGACCTCTGAGCCCAGCCTGCTGCAGAGCATCCTCGCCACCAGGCGGCGGGAGACCGCGGGCAACGAGCCACCGCCCCAACCCCCACTGCTGCCGCACTCGGTCCTGCCGCTGGAGGCCGAGTATTTGCCGTCGGCCGCCGAGGTCCAAACCATCAAGGGCTTCCTTGCCAAGTGCCGGAGCCTGGATATAACTACCAAGGAGTACGCCTACCTCAAGGGGACCGTACTCTTCAACCCGG ACCTGCCAGGCCTGCAGTGCGTGAAGTACATCCAGGGACTTCAGTGGGGAACTCAACAGATACTGAGTGAACACGTCAGGATGACACATGGGGTGTACCGGGCCAGGTTTGCCGAACTGAACAGTGCCCTCTTCCTTCTGAGATTCATCAGTGCCAACACCCTGGCTGAACTGTTCTTCAGGCCCATCATTGGCACCGTCAGTATGGATGATATGATGCTGGAGATGCTCTGTGCAAAGTTGTGA